In Streptomyces qaidamensis, one DNA window encodes the following:
- a CDS encoding ABC transporter substrate-binding protein codes for MKRSRLTQAAVAGAVAAGLVLAGCGDTDLPAGEEQADLSVLATDVPQIQTLKKLTKKHFTAQTGITVEYTVLPENEAREEMNREFATQAGRHDVASVSAYEVPIYAANGWLAPLDSYVKADEDFDQDDVFPNLASSLTGEDGKLYAEPFYGEGSFLMYRKDLFRKDGLTMPPDPTWQQVADLAARVDGTDGASGICLRGLPGWGQNLAPINTVVNTFGGHWYDMDWNARLTSPEFRKAVGFYVGLLRSHGQPGAERMGVLEILDRFVQGKCAMMYDATSLASSIEADSSAVKGKVGYVPAPHERTEKAGWLWTWAWGIQQAAENKDAAWEFISWASSKEYQELVGREVGWTSAPAGNRKSLYEKPEYQQAAGAWYRQEYTAATDSADPKDPGVGPRPYDGIGFLGIPEFAVLGTAVSEQIAAAIAGRQSVDTALDKAQDLAQAAAAKYRGE; via the coding sequence ATGAAACGCAGCCGCCTCACCCAGGCGGCCGTGGCCGGCGCGGTCGCCGCCGGTCTGGTCCTCGCCGGATGCGGTGACACCGATCTGCCCGCCGGCGAGGAGCAGGCCGACCTCAGCGTGCTCGCGACGGACGTGCCACAGATCCAGACCCTGAAGAAGCTCACCAAGAAGCACTTCACCGCGCAGACCGGCATCACCGTCGAGTACACCGTGCTCCCGGAGAACGAGGCGCGGGAGGAGATGAACCGCGAGTTCGCGACCCAGGCCGGCCGCCACGACGTGGCGAGCGTCAGCGCGTACGAGGTGCCGATCTACGCGGCCAACGGCTGGCTCGCCCCGCTGGACTCCTATGTGAAGGCCGACGAGGACTTCGACCAGGACGACGTCTTCCCGAACCTGGCGTCCTCGCTGACCGGGGAGGACGGCAAGCTCTACGCCGAGCCCTTCTACGGCGAGGGGTCCTTCCTGATGTACCGCAAGGACCTGTTCCGCAAGGACGGGCTGACGATGCCGCCGGACCCGACCTGGCAGCAGGTCGCCGACCTCGCCGCCCGGGTCGACGGGACCGACGGCGCGAGCGGCATCTGCCTGCGCGGCCTGCCCGGCTGGGGCCAGAACCTCGCCCCGATCAACACCGTCGTCAACACCTTCGGCGGCCACTGGTACGACATGGACTGGAACGCCCGCCTGACCTCACCGGAGTTCAGGAAGGCCGTCGGGTTCTACGTCGGCCTGCTCCGCTCCCACGGCCAGCCCGGCGCCGAGCGGATGGGCGTGCTGGAGATCCTGGACCGTTTCGTCCAGGGCAAGTGCGCCATGATGTACGACGCCACGTCGCTCGCCTCGTCGATCGAGGCCGACAGTTCCGCGGTCAAGGGCAAGGTCGGCTACGTCCCGGCCCCGCACGAGAGGACCGAGAAGGCCGGCTGGCTGTGGACCTGGGCGTGGGGCATCCAGCAGGCGGCCGAGAACAAGGACGCCGCCTGGGAGTTCATCTCCTGGGCCTCCTCCAAGGAGTACCAGGAGCTGGTCGGCCGGGAGGTGGGCTGGACCTCGGCCCCCGCCGGGAACCGCAAGTCGCTCTACGAGAAGCCGGAGTACCAGCAGGCGGCCGGCGCCTGGTACCGGCAGGAGTACACGGCGGCGACGGACTCCGCCGACCCGAAGGACCCCGGCGTCGGTCCCCGCCCCTACGACGGCATCGGCTTCCTGGGCATCCCCGAGTTCGCCGTGCTGGGTACGGCGGTCTCGGAGCAGATCGCCGCGGCCATCGCCGGGCGGCAGTCGGTGGACACGGCCCTGGACAAGGCGCAGGACCTCGCCCAGGCCGCGGCGGCGAAGTACCGCGGCGAGTGA
- a CDS encoding sugar ABC transporter permease → MAVSRGGPHRGGGPAGPDSAGPVTTGGEQRTRGWQDNLREYALDVRAGVRDGERGPLLVIAGLIVIWIVFQALDDKFLSPRNLSNLSVDIVGTGLVAVGIVFVLLIREIDLSVGSVSGLAGAAFAVLNVNHGVPEWLAVIVAVAVGTAVGAFHGVFHAWLGVPAFVVTLAGLLIWNGLTLYLLGASGTINIDEEGLVASLTSHHFGDDLAAYTVAALGTAGYALAARRRRSRHRAAGMPYRSESEIWLRTGLLAVVAFAAAGTLNRFQGLPLALLIFLVVLVVSDYVLRRTRYGRRVYALGGGVEAARRAGIGVERVRVAMFMVSGTLAAVGGLFVASGLTSASPTTARAAGSGMLLINAIAAAVIGGTSLFGGRGSPWSVLLGVVVIQSIASGMGLLGVQDAVQFMITGGVLLAAVAADALSRRAQARRGRP, encoded by the coding sequence GTGGCCGTGAGCCGCGGCGGGCCGCACCGGGGCGGCGGGCCGGCCGGGCCGGACAGCGCCGGACCGGTCACCACCGGTGGCGAGCAGCGCACCCGTGGATGGCAGGACAACCTGCGGGAGTACGCCCTGGACGTCCGCGCCGGCGTGCGCGACGGGGAGCGGGGGCCGCTCCTGGTCATCGCCGGGCTCATCGTGATCTGGATCGTCTTCCAGGCGCTGGACGACAAGTTCCTCTCGCCGCGCAACCTGTCCAACCTCAGCGTGGACATCGTCGGGACCGGGCTGGTCGCCGTCGGCATCGTCTTCGTCCTGCTGATCCGGGAGATCGATCTGTCGGTCGGCTCGGTCAGCGGCCTGGCGGGGGCGGCGTTCGCCGTGCTGAACGTGAACCACGGGGTGCCGGAGTGGCTGGCGGTGATCGTGGCGGTGGCCGTGGGGACGGCCGTGGGCGCCTTCCACGGGGTCTTCCACGCCTGGCTCGGCGTGCCCGCGTTCGTGGTGACGCTGGCCGGGCTGCTGATCTGGAACGGCCTGACGCTCTACCTGCTGGGAGCCAGCGGCACGATCAACATCGACGAGGAGGGCCTGGTCGCCTCGCTGACCAGCCACCACTTCGGCGACGACCTGGCGGCGTACACGGTCGCGGCGCTCGGCACGGCGGGGTACGCCCTGGCCGCCCGCCGCCGCCGGAGCCGTCACCGGGCGGCCGGGATGCCCTACCGGTCCGAGAGCGAGATCTGGCTGCGCACGGGGCTCCTCGCGGTGGTGGCCTTCGCCGCGGCCGGCACCCTCAACCGGTTCCAGGGGCTGCCGCTCGCCCTGCTGATCTTCCTGGTGGTCCTGGTCGTCTCGGACTACGTCCTGCGCCGCACCCGCTACGGGCGGCGGGTGTACGCCCTCGGCGGCGGGGTCGAGGCAGCGCGTCGGGCCGGCATCGGGGTGGAGCGGGTGCGGGTCGCGATGTTCATGGTGTCGGGGACGCTGGCCGCGGTCGGCGGGCTGTTCGTGGCGTCGGGGCTGACCTCGGCCAGCCCCACGACGGCGCGTGCCGCCGGTTCCGGGATGCTGCTCATCAACGCGATCGCGGCGGCCGTCATCGGCGGGACGAGTCTGTTCGGCGGGCGGGGCTCGCCCTGGTCGGTGCTGCTCGGTGTGGTGGTGATCCAGTCGATCGCCTCGGGCATGGGGCTGCTGGGGGTCCAGGACGCCGTGCAGTTCATGATCACCGGCGGGGTGCTGCTGGCCGCCGTCGCGGCCGACGCGCTGTCCAGACGCGCCCAGGCCAGACGCGGCCGGCCGTGA
- a CDS encoding ATP-binding cassette domain-containing protein, with translation MVHPPVLALRGITKRFGGVHALVDVDLQVRAGEVVALAGDNGAGKSTLIKVISGVSPADRGVIEWEGRLVQIKRPHDAHALGIATVYQDLAMCDNLDVVGNLFLGREIDRVGILDEVEMERRARDLMRTLSIRIPDVRVPVAALSAGQRQAVAISRSLMGAPKVLLLDEPTAALGVEQTSHLLDLIEEVRDRGMAIILISHNMGDIKAVADRVAVLRLGRNNGLFDVSTVAQEQIISSVTGAADNAVAHRSKGDEEAWP, from the coding sequence GTGGTCCATCCCCCCGTCCTGGCGTTGCGCGGCATCACCAAGCGGTTCGGCGGCGTGCATGCGCTCGTCGACGTCGACCTGCAGGTCCGGGCCGGTGAGGTCGTGGCCCTGGCGGGCGACAACGGAGCGGGCAAGTCCACGCTGATCAAGGTGATCTCCGGGGTCAGCCCCGCCGACCGGGGCGTCATCGAGTGGGAGGGGCGCCTCGTGCAGATCAAACGCCCGCACGACGCCCACGCGCTCGGCATCGCGACCGTGTACCAGGACCTCGCCATGTGCGACAACCTGGACGTCGTCGGCAATCTCTTCCTCGGCCGCGAGATCGACCGGGTGGGCATCCTCGACGAGGTCGAGATGGAGCGCCGGGCCCGTGATCTGATGCGCACCCTGTCGATCCGCATCCCCGACGTGCGGGTGCCGGTCGCCGCGCTGTCGGCCGGGCAGCGGCAGGCCGTGGCGATCTCCCGCTCGCTCATGGGCGCGCCCAAGGTGCTGCTGCTCGACGAGCCCACCGCCGCCCTGGGCGTGGAGCAGACCAGCCATCTGCTCGATCTGATCGAGGAGGTGCGCGACCGCGGGATGGCGATCATCCTCATCAGTCACAACATGGGCGACATCAAGGCCGTCGCGGACCGGGTGGCCGTGCTGCGGCTGGGCCGCAACAACGGACTGTTCGACGTGAGCACAGTGGCCCAGGAGCAGATCATCTCCTCCGTCACGGGGGCGGCGGACAACGCCGTGGCTCACCGCTCGAAGGGCGACGAGGAGGCGTGGCCGTGA
- a CDS encoding substrate-binding domain-containing protein: protein MRGLALRGAAGLLALLLAVTLAGCTDSGGEGEGGLTIGLLLPSRAVPRWEKSDKPLIEKRLKELCPDCTFVYANAENDAASQRQQMNSMITRGVSALILDVVDPKALRSSVRAAERGGIPVVAYDRLAEGPISGFVSFDGAQVGRLQGQALLEGMGARADGGGVVMVNGDPSSPNAAWYEGGSLAVLRNEVRILKSYDTIGWRTENAHDHMSAAISALGPSRIDGVLAANDSIAAGVISALKSARVSPLPPVTGQDADLEAVQRIVKGEQYMTVYKPFRLETEAAAAMAVALARGNDLGALVSAQVDSPTTEDIPAVLLDPTAVTRETIGRTLVRDGVYTIDQICTPELRSACARAGLTG from the coding sequence ATGCGTGGCCTCGCTCTGCGCGGCGCCGCCGGGCTGCTGGCGCTCCTCCTGGCCGTGACCCTCGCCGGGTGTACCGACAGCGGCGGGGAGGGCGAGGGCGGGCTGACCATCGGGCTGCTGTTGCCGAGCCGGGCCGTGCCCCGCTGGGAGAAGTCCGACAAGCCCCTGATCGAGAAGCGTCTGAAGGAGCTGTGCCCCGACTGCACGTTCGTGTACGCCAACGCCGAGAACGACGCGGCGAGCCAGCGACAGCAGATGAACTCCATGATCACCCGGGGGGTGTCGGCGCTGATCCTGGACGTCGTCGACCCCAAGGCCCTGCGCTCGTCGGTGCGCGCCGCGGAGCGCGGGGGCATCCCGGTCGTCGCCTACGACCGGCTCGCCGAGGGCCCGATCTCGGGCTTCGTCAGTTTCGACGGCGCCCAGGTCGGCAGACTCCAGGGCCAGGCGCTCCTGGAGGGCATGGGTGCCAGGGCCGACGGCGGCGGTGTCGTCATGGTGAACGGCGACCCGTCCAGCCCCAACGCCGCCTGGTACGAGGGCGGTTCGCTGGCCGTCCTCCGGAACGAGGTGCGGATCCTGAAGTCGTACGACACCATCGGGTGGCGTACGGAGAACGCGCACGACCACATGTCCGCCGCGATCAGCGCCCTCGGCCCGAGCCGGATCGACGGGGTGCTCGCCGCCAACGACTCGATCGCGGCCGGTGTCATCTCCGCACTGAAGAGCGCCCGCGTCTCGCCGCTGCCCCCGGTCACCGGCCAGGACGCCGACCTGGAGGCGGTGCAGCGGATCGTCAAGGGCGAGCAGTACATGACCGTCTACAAGCCGTTCCGGCTGGAGACCGAGGCGGCCGCCGCGATGGCCGTCGCCCTGGCGCGCGGCAACGACCTCGGCGCCCTGGTCTCGGCGCAGGTGGACAGCCCTACGACCGAGGACATCCCGGCGGTCCTGCTCGACCCGACCGCCGTGACGCGCGAGACGATCGGCCGGACGCTCGTCCGGGACGGTGTCTACACGATCGACCAGATCTGCACCCCGGAGCTCCGCTCGGCCTGCGCCCGGGCCGGGCTCACCGGGTGA
- a CDS encoding lytic polysaccharide monooxygenase auxiliary activity family 9 protein → MILTRKPGGSTMPRLSLPARTRALFLVLLSLLVTVPAVGLVMTAGGEAEAHGTPMKPGSRTFLCWQDGLTDTGEIKPVNPACRGAQQVSGTTPFYNWFSVLRSDGAGRTKGFVPDGELCSGGNTNFTGFNTPSKDWPLTHLTSGATVDFSYNAWAAHPGWFYVYITKDGFDPTKTLTWNDMEAQPFLSVDHPPLNGSPGTVEANYSWTGKLPDNKSGRHIIYMVWQRSDSQETFYSCSDVVFDGGNGEVTGIKEPGNPTEPVPGTCTATRKTTGTWNGGYQSEVTVTNTGTVPMLGWMVDWRLPAGQKVESLWSGSATYNGQAVMVHNANWNGSLAPGKSTTFGYVVSGSGGDSTSGLPCRVG, encoded by the coding sequence ATGATCCTGACAAGAAAGCCGGGAGGATCCACGATGCCCCGCTTATCACTTCCCGCCCGGACCAGAGCCCTCTTCCTCGTGCTGCTCTCCCTCCTCGTCACCGTCCCGGCCGTCGGCCTGGTCATGACGGCCGGGGGCGAGGCGGAGGCGCACGGCACACCCATGAAGCCCGGCAGCCGCACGTTCCTGTGCTGGCAGGACGGGCTGACCGACACCGGTGAGATCAAGCCGGTGAACCCCGCGTGCCGGGGGGCCCAGCAGGTCAGCGGCACCACGCCGTTCTACAACTGGTTCTCGGTGCTGCGCTCGGACGGCGCCGGCCGCACCAAGGGCTTCGTACCGGACGGCGAGCTGTGCAGCGGCGGCAACACCAACTTCACCGGGTTCAACACGCCCAGCAAGGACTGGCCGCTCACCCATCTCACCTCGGGCGCGACGGTCGACTTCTCGTACAACGCCTGGGCGGCGCACCCGGGCTGGTTCTACGTCTACATCACCAAGGACGGCTTCGACCCGACGAAGACGCTCACCTGGAACGACATGGAGGCCCAGCCCTTCCTCTCCGTCGACCACCCGCCGCTGAACGGCTCCCCGGGCACGGTCGAGGCCAACTACTCCTGGACGGGCAAGCTCCCCGACAACAAGTCGGGCCGGCACATCATCTACATGGTCTGGCAGCGCTCCGACAGCCAGGAGACCTTCTACTCCTGCTCCGATGTCGTCTTCGACGGCGGCAACGGTGAGGTGACCGGCATCAAGGAGCCGGGCAACCCGACCGAGCCGGTGCCCGGCACCTGCACGGCCACCCGCAAGACCACGGGCACCTGGAACGGCGGCTACCAGTCCGAGGTGACCGTCACCAACACCGGCACGGTCCCGATGCTCGGCTGGATGGTCGACTGGAGGCTCCCGGCGGGCCAGAAGGTCGAGAGCCTGTGGAGCGGCAGCGCGACCTACAACGGCCAGGCGGTGATGGTCCACAACGCCAACTGGAACGGCTCCCTGGCCCCGGGCAAGAGCACGACCTTCGGGTACGTCGTCTCCGGGTCCGGCGGTGACAGCACGAGCGGCTTGCCCTGCCGGGTGGGCTGA
- a CDS encoding MmpS family transport accessory protein, giving the protein MNRTIRAAVCSVAVTGLAFGLSSCSEAVDQVDKAVDETYEVTYEVTGKNIDSIEFHGGGGKAMEPKIESVSKPELPWKKTVTLRGIMPAAVMPVAADPDGSQVTCKIIHKGKVLEEQSADGLVTAGGCTAESPITG; this is encoded by the coding sequence TTGAACCGCACCATCCGCGCAGCCGTCTGCTCCGTCGCGGTCACCGGTCTCGCGTTCGGCCTCAGCTCCTGCTCCGAGGCGGTCGACCAGGTCGACAAGGCCGTGGACGAGACGTACGAGGTCACCTACGAGGTCACGGGGAAGAACATCGACTCGATCGAATTCCACGGCGGCGGTGGCAAGGCCATGGAGCCGAAGATCGAGTCGGTGTCGAAGCCCGAGCTGCCGTGGAAGAAGACGGTCACGCTGCGCGGCATCATGCCCGCGGCGGTCATGCCGGTGGCCGCGGACCCCGACGGTTCCCAGGTCACCTGCAAGATCATCCACAAGGGCAAGGTGCTTGAGGAGCAGAGCGCCGACGGCCTGGTGACCGCCGGCGGCTGCACCGCGGAGTCCCCGATCACGGGATGA
- a CDS encoding acetylxylan esterase, whose translation MPAFDLPVTELERHRPDIEEPADFDAFWTSTLKEAGQTNALVSVRPVETGLRLTRTWDVTFRGFAGDPVRAWFSRPAEAGELLPAVVEFAGYGRGRGLPHERLTWVNAGYAHLLMDNRGQGGQYGCGGDTPDPHALAPGGPGPAVRGLLSAADYHYRRLITDAVRAVAAVRGLPGVDPARTVAVGNSQGGGLALAVAGLVPDLAAVLVTAPLLCGIRRALDLTDAGPYGEIAAYLSVHRGAEHAAYRTLSYVEGVSFARRAQAPAHFGVGLRDTVCPPSGTYAAFNRYAELTGTDPRKEIHAYPFNGHEGGDAVQVRRQLDWLEALLDGRRR comes from the coding sequence GTGCCCGCCTTCGACCTGCCCGTGACCGAACTGGAGCGCCACCGCCCGGACATCGAGGAGCCCGCCGACTTCGACGCGTTCTGGACGAGCACGCTGAAGGAGGCCGGACAGACCAACGCTCTGGTGTCGGTGCGGCCGGTGGAGACGGGACTGCGGCTGACGCGGACCTGGGACGTGACGTTCCGGGGTTTCGCGGGCGACCCGGTGCGGGCGTGGTTCAGCCGGCCTGCAGAAGCCGGCGAACTGCTGCCGGCCGTCGTCGAGTTCGCCGGGTACGGGCGCGGACGGGGCCTGCCCCACGAACGCCTCACCTGGGTCAACGCCGGGTACGCGCACCTGCTCATGGACAACCGCGGCCAGGGCGGCCAGTACGGGTGCGGCGGTGACACGCCCGACCCGCACGCCCTCGCGCCGGGCGGGCCCGGGCCGGCGGTGCGCGGGCTGCTCTCCGCCGCGGACTACCACTACCGGCGTCTGATCACGGACGCGGTGCGGGCGGTCGCGGCGGTGCGGGGGCTGCCCGGCGTCGATCCGGCGCGGACCGTGGCGGTCGGCAACAGCCAGGGCGGAGGGCTGGCCCTGGCGGTGGCTGGACTCGTCCCGGACCTGGCGGCCGTACTGGTCACCGCCCCGCTCCTGTGCGGCATCCGCCGCGCCCTCGACCTCACCGACGCGGGCCCGTACGGCGAGATCGCCGCGTACCTGTCCGTCCACCGGGGTGCCGAGCACGCCGCCTATCGCACCCTGTCCTACGTCGAGGGCGTCTCCTTCGCCCGCCGCGCGCAGGCTCCGGCTCATTTCGGGGTGGGACTGCGGGACACGGTGTGCCCGCCGAGCGGGACGTACGCCGCCTTCAACCGGTATGCCGAGCTGACGGGGACGGACCCGCGCAAGGAGATCCACGCGTATCCGTTCAACGGCCACGAGGGAGGCGATGCGGTGCAGGTGCGGCGTCAACTGGACTGGCTGGAAGCGCTGCTGGACGGCCGACGCCGGTGA
- a CDS encoding ABC transporter permease — protein MSTSTTPAPPGTQDPPAARAAPRRGRRTPARTGWRRALRRDWQLYSLAILPLLFFLVFRYLPMIGNVIAFRRFEPGGSIFGEEWVGLRYVQMFLDDPTFWQVFRNTLWIGGLTLLFCFPVPIVLALLLNEVRRRSLKRFVQSVSYLPHFLSIVIVAGITMQMLAGDGPVNHVLGRLGHEPIRFIQEPEWFRAIYVGSEIWQTAGWGTILYLAALTTIDEDLYEAARIDGANRWQQIWHVTLPGIRPTMVTLLILNIGTFMAVGFEKVLLLYNPLTYPTADVISTYVYRAGVESNSFSYAAAIGLFEAVIGLFLITSANQLSRRTVGTSLW, from the coding sequence ATGAGCACGTCCACCACACCGGCCCCGCCGGGCACCCAGGACCCGCCTGCGGCCCGAGCCGCACCCCGCCGCGGCAGACGGACGCCCGCCCGGACCGGCTGGCGGCGGGCGCTGCGCCGCGACTGGCAGTTGTACTCGCTCGCGATCCTGCCGCTGCTGTTCTTCCTCGTCTTCCGCTATCTGCCGATGATCGGCAACGTGATCGCCTTCCGGCGCTTCGAACCGGGAGGGTCGATCTTCGGCGAGGAGTGGGTGGGGCTGCGCTATGTGCAGATGTTCCTCGACGACCCCACCTTCTGGCAGGTGTTCCGCAACACCCTGTGGATCGGCGGGCTCACGCTGCTGTTCTGCTTCCCGGTCCCGATCGTGCTGGCGCTGCTGCTGAACGAGGTGCGTCGGCGCTCCTTGAAGCGGTTCGTGCAGTCGGTGTCGTACCTTCCGCACTTCCTGTCGATCGTGATCGTCGCGGGCATCACGATGCAGATGCTCGCCGGCGACGGACCCGTCAACCACGTCCTCGGCCGGCTGGGCCACGAACCGATCCGCTTCATCCAGGAACCCGAGTGGTTCCGCGCGATCTACGTGGGCTCGGAGATCTGGCAGACCGCCGGCTGGGGCACGATCCTCTACCTCGCCGCGCTCACCACGATCGACGAGGACCTGTACGAGGCGGCGCGGATCGACGGTGCCAACCGCTGGCAGCAGATCTGGCACGTCACCCTGCCCGGCATCCGGCCCACCATGGTCACGCTGCTGATCCTCAACATCGGCACGTTCATGGCGGTCGGCTTCGAGAAGGTCCTGCTGCTGTACAACCCGCTGACGTACCCGACCGCCGACGTGATCTCGACGTACGTCTACCGGGCCGGCGTGGAGTCCAACAGCTTCAGCTACGCCGCCGCCATCGGACTGTTCGAGGCGGTCATCGGCCTGTTCCTCATCACGTCCGCCAACCAGCTCTCGCGTCGCACTGTGGGGACGAGCCTGTGGTGA
- a CDS encoding carbohydrate ABC transporter permease, translated as MVKPSRSYRVFQGVNGVILTLVVLVTLYPFANILARSFSGERQIRAGEVALLPKGFNLTTYEIVFQDSMFWRNYGNTVLYTVVATAVAMVLTTCYAYVLSKKHLKGRGVLVGIAVFTMFFTGGLIPNYILVTSLGLKNSVWAIALPNAISVFNLLVMKAFFENLPAELEEAAQIDGLSTYGVLLRIVLPLSKAVVATMVLFYSVSFWNSWFSAFLYMDRTDLMPVTVYLRNLIQGATGGGNAGAGTEQLSQVGANIQSVTIVLTALPILCVYPFVQRYFVSGVMLGAVKG; from the coding sequence GTGGTGAAGCCGAGTCGTTCCTACCGGGTCTTCCAGGGCGTCAACGGGGTGATCCTCACCCTCGTCGTGCTGGTGACCCTGTATCCCTTCGCCAACATCCTCGCGCGCTCCTTCAGCGGGGAGCGGCAGATCCGGGCCGGTGAGGTGGCCCTGCTGCCCAAGGGGTTCAACCTCACCACCTACGAGATCGTGTTCCAGGACTCGATGTTCTGGCGGAACTACGGCAACACCGTGCTGTACACGGTCGTGGCGACGGCCGTGGCCATGGTCCTGACGACGTGCTACGCCTACGTGCTGTCGAAGAAGCACCTCAAGGGCCGTGGCGTGCTGGTCGGCATCGCCGTGTTCACGATGTTCTTCACCGGCGGCCTCATCCCGAACTACATCCTGGTCACCAGCCTCGGCCTGAAGAACAGCGTCTGGGCGATCGCCCTGCCGAACGCGATCAGCGTCTTCAACCTGCTGGTGATGAAGGCCTTCTTCGAGAACCTGCCAGCCGAACTGGAGGAGGCCGCGCAGATCGACGGCCTGAGCACGTACGGCGTCCTGCTCAGGATCGTCCTGCCGCTGTCCAAGGCGGTCGTGGCGACGATGGTGCTCTTCTACTCGGTGTCCTTCTGGAACTCCTGGTTCAGCGCGTTCCTCTACATGGACCGGACCGATCTGATGCCGGTCACCGTCTACCTCCGCAACCTCATCCAGGGTGCCACGGGCGGCGGCAACGCGGGCGCGGGCACCGAGCAGCTCAGCCAGGTCGGCGCGAACATCCAGTCCGTGACCATCGTGCTCACCGCCCTGCCGATCCTGTGCGTGTACCCGTTCGTCCAGCGCTACTTCGTCTCGGGCGTGATGCTCGGCGCGGTCAAGGGCTGA
- a CDS encoding extracellular solute-binding protein: MQNAGQLSRRQILAAAGFIGLATVTGCGSGDDGGDGKDLSKKRHGAMKNYRAGQQFKAAEPLSFSVLHNNNPVYPMKDGWLFWKELTERTGVTLKPVDVPLADYEKKRSVLIGAGDAPFLIPKTYHPSEVAFVSSGAVLPVSDYVKLMPNFRDKVRKWKLEPELDSIRQSDGKYYLLPGLHEKAKAGYSLSFRTDVLDKHGLTLPTTWDEVYDVLKALREEHPGTYPFSDRWSTNTPFPCGALFGYLGQAFGVRAGWTYDNISFDHKAQKYVFTGAQDSYRQMVEYLRRLVAEKLMDPESFSQTDDQAVQKLLAEKCYAMSANPQELVQNYRYNLERQVKGAKIEMVPVPLGPAGPVVLGGSRLENGVMISSKALKSDSFVAMMQFVDWLWYSDEGQRLARWGVEGVTHTRSGSQYRLKPGISLMGSAPHAPKDMQKDYGFYNGVFAYGGSWELVSSMFGPDEQRFQAAMARREQLPIDPAHPLQSFEQEQATLWDTPLKDTVIQNTLRFVLGKRPLSQWDAYLAELKSKNMQQLVDLHNKAYERFRKENG, translated from the coding sequence GTGCAGAACGCAGGACAGCTCTCGCGGCGTCAGATCCTCGCCGCCGCCGGGTTCATCGGCCTCGCCACGGTCACCGGCTGCGGCAGCGGGGACGACGGCGGGGACGGCAAGGACCTGTCGAAGAAGCGACACGGCGCCATGAAGAACTACCGGGCGGGACAGCAGTTCAAAGCCGCCGAGCCGCTGTCCTTCTCGGTGCTGCACAACAACAACCCGGTCTACCCCATGAAGGACGGCTGGTTGTTCTGGAAGGAGCTCACCGAGCGTACCGGCGTGACCCTCAAGCCCGTCGACGTCCCGCTCGCCGACTACGAGAAGAAGCGCAGCGTCCTCATCGGGGCCGGGGACGCCCCGTTCCTCATCCCGAAGACGTACCACCCCTCCGAGGTCGCCTTCGTCTCCTCGGGCGCCGTCCTGCCGGTCAGCGACTACGTCAAGCTGATGCCCAACTTCCGCGACAAGGTGCGCAAGTGGAAGCTGGAGCCCGAGCTCGACTCCATCCGCCAGTCCGACGGCAAGTACTACCTGCTGCCCGGCCTGCACGAGAAGGCCAAGGCCGGCTACTCGCTGTCCTTCCGCACGGACGTCCTGGACAAGCACGGCCTCACCCTGCCCACCACCTGGGACGAGGTGTACGACGTCCTCAAGGCGCTCAGGGAGGAACACCCCGGCACGTACCCCTTCTCCGACCGCTGGAGCACCAACACCCCGTTCCCCTGCGGCGCCCTGTTCGGCTACCTCGGTCAGGCCTTCGGTGTCAGAGCAGGCTGGACGTACGACAACATCAGCTTCGACCACAAGGCGCAGAAGTACGTCTTCACCGGCGCCCAGGACAGCTACCGCCAGATGGTCGAGTACCTGCGCAGACTCGTCGCCGAGAAGCTCATGGACCCCGAGAGCTTCAGCCAGACCGACGACCAGGCCGTGCAGAAACTCCTCGCCGAGAAGTGCTACGCGATGAGCGCCAACCCCCAGGAACTGGTGCAGAACTACCGCTACAACCTGGAGAGGCAGGTCAAGGGCGCGAAGATCGAGATGGTCCCGGTGCCGCTCGGACCGGCCGGACCCGTGGTGCTGGGCGGCAGCCGCCTGGAGAACGGCGTGATGATCTCCAGCAAGGCGCTGAAGAGCGACAGCTTCGTCGCCATGATGCAGTTCGTGGACTGGCTCTGGTACTCGGACGAGGGCCAGCGACTGGCCCGCTGGGGCGTGGAGGGCGTCACCCACACCCGCTCGGGAAGCCAGTACAGGCTGAAGCCCGGCATCAGCCTCATGGGCTCCGCCCCCCACGCCCCGAAGGACATGCAGAAGGACTACGGCTTCTACAACGGCGTCTTCGCCTACGGCGGCAGCTGGGAACTCGTCTCCTCGATGTTCGGCCCGGACGAGCAGAGGTTCCAGGCCGCCATGGCCCGGCGCGAGCAACTGCCCATCGACCCCGCTCACCCGCTCCAGTCGTTCGAGCAGGAACAGGCGACCCTCTGGGACACCCCGCTGAAGGACACCGTCATCCAGAACACCCTCCGGTTCGTCCTCGGCAAGCGCCCGCTGTCCCAGTGGGACGCCTACCTCGCCGAGCTGAAGTCGAAGAACATGCAGCAACTCGTCGACCTGCACAACAAGGCGTACGAGCGGTTCAGGAAGGAGAACGGGTGA